TCGAACTCCATTCAACCGAGGAACCTCGGCGTAGCCAAAGCGCGCTAACGATCGAGGGTGAGCGGCCAGCGCACGGCCCACCAGCGTTGCAGGGATTGAGTAGCGGTCGAACGTGCGCTGGTCCTTTCGATCCGTTGGTTAGCCGCCCGTCGTCACCGCAATTGAGATCGAATCAGGAGGATAGCGAGGGCAGCGATTACGAACCACTTCAGAGATTTCACTGCCAATCGCCACTTCATGTTCTCTTCGCGCTGCTGTCGGCGACGTTCCTCTCTCTCTAATGCATCCCGATCTATTTGTTCTTTCAGCGCGTTGATGTCTGGATTAGGCCCCAGCTTTGCGACCTCCCTTTCGACTTCCTCCTGTTTCTTTTTCCTAGCCTCAGCTCCACGATTGTTGATTTCGTTTATGTGCGCATCAAGACTCGGTGGTTCGTAGGGCTCCCTTTCGGTGAAGAACAGGATCGCCACCGCTGCGACAATCACCACGACGATGCCGATCAGAGGAACCAAAGAGGAGGATTGCTTCTCAGGTGCAGGCGTGCGCGACATCACTTCCCGGCGGAGTCGCTGTTCGACCGGACTGTAGCGGCTCATGATGAGCCCACAACTACGACATTCGTCGTTCGACGGGGCGACGTTCTCGGCTCCGCATTTCGGACATTCCATCTACTTCTCCAGAGTAGTGAGGCTAACGACCCGGCGGTCACCTGCCCGGGCACGCTCGAAATATATCAAGAATGAGTAGCGGCAGCGCGTGCCCGGGTCAGGTGGACCGGCTGGTTAGGCTGCGCCTCCTTCGAGACTGCGTATGTAGGTGACTTCCGTGATGGAGGCACCGAACACGTCAACGGTCCGAGTACCGGTGAGTACGAAACCGGATTTCTCGTAAAAAGCTCGGCCAGAGGAGTTTCTCTCCGCAACGGCAACAGAGATTCGGGCGTCATGCGACTCGTACGCTGAAACCCCGGCCTCGAGCAACCGTGTTCCCACACCCTGCCTCGCGTTCTGGGGCAAGACATACATTCGCAGAAGCTCCACCTTGCCCGCTTGGGGAGGTCCGAGGTGGATGAAGCCGACCACCACCCCGTGAGCGAGGGCCACGAGGAAGACGGCGCCGTCTTCTGCCACGGCGCTCTTGATCGCCTCGGTCTCGTACCAGGCGGCGAGAGCGCGATTCTGTGTTTC
This genomic interval from Acidobacteriota bacterium contains the following:
- a CDS encoding GNAT family N-acetyltransferase, encoding MASNTIVRPAGFGDVEQIRAVAAESWANAYAGIIPPETQNRALAAWYETEAIKSAVAEDGAVFLVALAHGVVVGFIHLGPPQAGKVELLRMYVLPQNARQGVGTRLLEAGVSAYESHDARISVAVAERNSSGRAFYEKSGFVLTGTRTVDVFGASITEVTYIRSLEGGAA